The Candidatus Poribacteria bacterium DNA segment TGACTATCTACTGATTGCCAACCGCTAACAGCCATTGACGAGGATTCGCCATGCGTAAAAGACTTCCCTATGTAGGAATGGTGCTGGCGGTGTTCTACACTGCCTTCGCAACGCCTCTCATCTCGGTTTCCGCTGAGCCGCTATCCCCGATTTGGTCCATTGAATTCAGTCCCGACGGCAAGACAATCGCTGTCGGGAAATATCAGTGGATTGAACTCTGGGACTTGGAGACGCAACGCCTTATTCATACGTATGAACCACACGCTGGCGAAGTCCGAGGCCTCAAATTCTCGTCGCAAAATGCTTCCAATACCGAAAATCAGCAAGCAACACCTTTAAGGCTCTATGCAAGCGGTGGGATCGCTGCGCAAAGCGGTGAAATACGGGTGTGGGATGTTGATTCTGAGGAGCTGATAGACAGCTTTGAGATTCACGGAGATACCATTGAATCTATTGCCCTCAATCCAAGCAGCACAACATTGCTCACTGCAAGTATGGATGAATTCAGTGCTGTCATTGATTTAACGCTACTCTCGGATGCTACGACGCCGATAGACGAACACGCGAAATGGCTCACCCAACACGTTGGAAGGGTCCTCTGTACATTGTATCATCCTGAAGGCGCTTATTTCGTCACCGGTAGTGAGGATAAAACCATAAAGGTATGGCATCCCGACACCTTCAACGTCTTAGTGAACTTTGATGCGAATGATGATGCCGTCTATAGCCTCGCGTATTCCGCCAATGAGGGTGTAATAGTCTCTGGCTCTGCTGATAACACTGTCCGGACTTGGCGTGTTGCGTCGGCTGAAAATGGCGAAGGGGTCCCGATGGAACAAGACGCGCTGCGAATGACTGGAGCACTTGTGCGAGAATATAATGGACATCAAGGTGCTATCTATAGTGTTGATTGTGGAATGGTCTCCAGGCGAGCAAATAATCGGATGGCTGTCATCGCATCGGGGAGCGCAGACACTTCTGTAATTATATGGAATCTCCGTTCCGGCAACCGCTATAGGACCTTTGACGAATCAACCGATGCCGTTTATGCCGTCCAGCTTAGCCCGGACGGTGAACGCGTTGCCGCAGGCGGACGCGACGGTAAATTAAGAATATGGAATCTCCGAAAACGCACCTTAACCCACGAATTCTAAAGTTGGTTTGTCGTTTCCCTTCAGTTGTGATATACTTGTAACTATCCAGCTTGGTATGACTCAAAAGTAACACATTATAGGAGGAATTTATGACAAAGAGGAGATCAGATGAGAATATAACTAAGGGGTATGAAAACTATCTCGCTGAAAAAGAACAACAATATAGTAGAGAGTTATCTGAGGTAAGATCGCACTTAGAGGAACGGGTTAAAGAAGTCAAGACAGACCTTGAGAAAGACATTAGAGAAGTCAAAACGGATCTCAAAGATGACCTTAAGGAAGCCAAGGCAGATCTTAAAGGGGACCTCAAGGACATAAAAACCCAAGTAATGGGTTTAATGGTTCTCGGCGTTACAAGTCTTATTGCCCTCATAGGCATCATTGTTACCCTACTTGTTCAAAAGTAGCAAAGGAGATTAACGATGTCAGAAAGAGCACCAGGATTTGAAGAATACATCCCTTCTCGTTTAGAATGGCTAACAGTCATGCTAAATTCTCTGGTTCAATACGTCAATGCCGCGAATCAATCTGTTCAGTACATATACATCCCTGAAAACGATGGAAAGACGATTCTACTGCTTATCAAGCACGACGATAATTTAGAACCAGAAAACTTAAAAACGTTTGAAGATAACGCTATAAATCTTGCAATGGATTTCGCGAAAAGTTACAAATGGGATTCGTGGATTAACATTCAAACGCAATTTGATCCTGCCTCTAAGCCTTCTTGAGAATTCAGAATTTGGGGTGAATGCACATCAATACTGGGGACTGTTCTCATGAAACAATATAATCTCACAATCTGCTCCGAAACCGCGTTACAAAAGCACAAGTCCTATCTCTGTTGTTTACCGATTTTCACGCTGTTGTTTGCTTTTGTCAGCGTGTTCGCATTCGCACAAGGCACCCCGCGGCTCAATTCACTGTTTCCAGCCGGTGGACAACTCGGAACGACCGTTGAAATCGCCATCCAAGGTTCCGATTTAGAGGACGCGCATACCC contains these protein-coding regions:
- a CDS encoding WD40 repeat domain-containing protein; its protein translation is MRKRLPYVGMVLAVFYTAFATPLISVSAEPLSPIWSIEFSPDGKTIAVGKYQWIELWDLETQRLIHTYEPHAGEVRGLKFSSQNASNTENQQATPLRLYASGGIAAQSGEIRVWDVDSEELIDSFEIHGDTIESIALNPSSTTLLTASMDEFSAVIDLTLLSDATTPIDEHAKWLTQHVGRVLCTLYHPEGAYFVTGSEDKTIKVWHPDTFNVLVNFDANDDAVYSLAYSANEGVIVSGSADNTVRTWRVASAENGEGVPMEQDALRMTGALVREYNGHQGAIYSVDCGMVSRRANNRMAVIASGSADTSVIIWNLRSGNRYRTFDESTDAVYAVQLSPDGERVAAGGRDGKLRIWNLRKRTLTHEF